From the Clostridium putrefaciens genome, one window contains:
- a CDS encoding integrase core domain-containing protein: MSDNGPQFTSVKFEHLYKVNNIYHERIPVNSPNYNAHIESFNSLLSKACIAWNEIKNFTDGYRLIYGYIKFYNEERIHGSLSYIIPNQFIRESIN, translated from the coding sequence ATGAGTGATAATGGTCCACAATTTACTTCCGTTAAATTTGAACATTTATATAAGGTTAACAATATATATCATGAGCGTATTCCTGTAAATTCACCTAACTATAATGCACATATAGAATCTTTTAATTCCTTACTTTCTAAGGCATGTATAGCTTGGAATGAAATTAAAAACTTCACTGATGGATACAGACTTATTTATGGATATATAAAATTCTATAATGAAGAAAGAATCCATGGGAGCTTAAGCTATATAATTCCAAATCAATTTATAAGGGAATCTATAAATTAG
- a CDS encoding DDE-type integrase/transposase/recombinase: MLLQISRSAFYPKKKVIKNDDDSNSKVGRPFPGFSYGINNCIVDDSVIETLLHKACKKTPFYGYKKITQIIRRNHGLHINAKKVYRLANKIGLLLPYVKHTKQGHLAVARNITAINQLWQIDIKYVKALNGQFIMLTDIIDVCSRKIVGREITKTATTDDAITAIKRVLIENGATSNLILYE; the protein is encoded by the coding sequence ATGTTGCTTCAAATATCAAGATCAGCTTTTTATCCAAAGAAAAAAGTAATAAAAAATGATGATGATTCAAATTCTAAAGTAGGCAGACCCTTCCCTGGATTTTCATATGGGATAAACAATTGTATTGTGGATGATTCTGTCATTGAAACTCTTTTACATAAAGCGTGTAAAAAGACTCCATTTTATGGTTATAAAAAAATCACTCAAATTATCCGCCGAAATCATGGGCTACATATAAATGCTAAAAAGGTATACAGATTAGCTAATAAGATAGGATTGCTTCTACCATATGTAAAACATACTAAACAAGGTCATCTTGCCGTTGCAAGAAACATAACAGCTATAAATCAGCTATGGCAAATAGATATAAAATATGTTAAAGCATTAAATGGGCAATTTATAATGCTCACAGATATTATTGATGTTTGTTCTAGAAAAATTGTGGGGAGAGAAATAACTAAAACTGCCACCACTGATGATGCAATTACTGCAATAAAAAGGGTACTCATAGAGAATGGAGCTACCTCAAATCTAATTCTCTATGAGTGA
- a CDS encoding transposase, producing MARRKFTLDDKIKIIEELNNGFTHAQVCKKYELSSSTLSTFKRQLDIINATEPKDYQPSVKERALEEENRKLKELVGKKELELDMLQDLLKKKNYLR from the coding sequence ATGGCAAGAAGAAAGTTTACATTAGATGATAAAATAAAGATTATTGAAGAATTAAATAATGGGTTTACTCATGCTCAGGTTTGCAAGAAGTATGAATTATCCTCATCAACACTATCCACCTTTAAGCGACAGCTTGATATAATTAATGCGACAGAACCAAAAGATTATCAACCAAGTGTTAAGGAAAGAGCCTTAGAAGAAGAAAATCGTAAACTGAAGGAACTCGTTGGTAAGAAAGAATTAGAACTTGATATGCTTCAGGATTTATTAAAAAAAAAGAATTACCTACGGTAG
- a CDS encoding ABC transporter ATP-binding protein, translating into MIEIFHLTKKYKSLVAINDVSFSIKPGTITGFVGPNGAGKSTTLRCIVGLTTPTSGTTTVFGTKYNNLKNPSRSIGVVLDASSLHPGRSGYSTLKIASTINGVPDSRIEQVLEECGLTPLEGKRKIKSYSLGMRQRLCIAQALLANPKILILDEPVNGLDPHGIRWIRSILRKFVDDGGTVLLSSHLLSEVQKIADHVVMICGGKILADKPLKELLAEGNDLEEIYIKYTEQFYRRGAYEN; encoded by the coding sequence ATGATTGAAATATTTCACCTAACAAAGAAGTATAAGTCACTTGTTGCAATCAATGATGTATCGTTTTCGATAAAACCAGGAACAATTACTGGATTCGTAGGTCCAAATGGGGCAGGAAAGTCTACTACCTTACGCTGCATTGTGGGGTTGACAACGCCGACTTCTGGGACTACTACTGTCTTTGGGACTAAATATAATAACCTAAAAAATCCGAGTCGTTCGATTGGAGTTGTACTAGATGCCTCGAGTCTTCATCCTGGCCGCAGCGGTTACTCAACGCTCAAGATAGCTTCAACCATCAATGGAGTTCCAGACTCTCGGATAGAACAGGTTCTTGAAGAATGCGGATTGACGCCACTTGAAGGCAAAAGAAAAATTAAATCATATTCGCTTGGTATGCGTCAGAGACTATGTATAGCTCAAGCATTATTGGCAAATCCAAAGATACTTATTCTTGATGAGCCAGTGAATGGACTTGATCCTCATGGTATTCGCTGGATTCGGTCTATACTTAGAAAGTTCGTTGATGATGGGGGAACAGTACTTTTAAGTTCTCATTTATTATCCGAGGTTCAAAAGATTGCCGACCATGTTGTGATGATTTGCGGAGGAAAGATTCTTGCTGACAAGCCATTGAAAGAATTACTTGCAGAGGGCAACGACTTGGAAGAAATTTATATTAAATACACTGAACAATTTTATAGAAGAGGTGCTTATGAAAACTGA
- a CDS encoding MDR/zinc-dependent alcohol dehydrogenase-like family protein, producing the protein MQCLVAINPNKKESIDYKDLGTVEFGPVQVVLGAVELEQSAFDSEEPNNREYVLLRVNAFSCNYRDKSLLLANYDQIKNSDRLFVPFGSEFSADVIAIGADVCDFQVGDRVMSNCSYPESGMKGVLPGVATNFASLGWLRLHSKKLIKVSKTLSNIEAACFSLGSQTASGMIRRSGILVDGGTPLVLSARSATSLFIIQQLISYGFNPLCLSTTDWNESEMQRIYPARVERIGNNIALNDVFRHKFTHAFDPFFDMNVGHALKYIKTGGTYITCGMRDQHPLLSIDTPNNAEPIVRGALAQSIVKNVSLLGNCLGSTEDLERAIRLQSRTGIGPIIDQEYKLIQGRDFIRRSFFNFSRFGKCVLVYEN; encoded by the coding sequence ATGCAGTGTTTAGTAGCAATTAATCCAAACAAGAAAGAGTCAATAGACTATAAAGATTTAGGCACAGTTGAGTTTGGCCCAGTACAAGTAGTACTTGGAGCGGTAGAACTAGAACAATCTGCTTTCGATTCTGAAGAGCCTAATAATCGTGAGTATGTACTTCTAAGGGTAAATGCTTTTTCATGCAATTACCGTGACAAATCCTTGTTGCTAGCAAATTACGATCAAATTAAAAACTCAGATCGTTTGTTTGTTCCTTTTGGTTCAGAATTTAGTGCGGATGTCATTGCCATCGGCGCGGATGTATGTGATTTTCAAGTTGGAGATCGAGTTATGTCTAACTGTTCATACCCTGAGAGTGGAATGAAGGGAGTATTGCCTGGTGTGGCTACGAATTTTGCATCATTAGGGTGGTTGCGTCTTCATAGTAAAAAATTAATAAAAGTATCAAAAACATTAAGCAATATAGAGGCTGCATGTTTTTCATTGGGATCTCAAACTGCTTCAGGTATGATAAGGAGATCAGGGATACTTGTTGACGGCGGGACTCCGTTAGTACTTAGTGCGCGATCAGCAACATCACTATTCATTATTCAGCAATTAATCTCTTATGGCTTTAACCCACTTTGTCTCTCAACAACTGATTGGAATGAATCGGAAATGCAAAGAATATATCCTGCACGTGTAGAACGGATTGGCAACAATATTGCACTAAATGACGTTTTCAGACATAAGTTTACGCACGCATTCGATCCATTTTTTGATATGAATGTTGGTCATGCATTAAAGTACATTAAAACCGGTGGCACTTATATCACTTGTGGAATGCGGGATCAGCACCCATTGCTATCGATCGATACACCAAATAACGCAGAGCCTATAGTCAGGGGTGCTTTAGCTCAAAGCATAGTAAAAAACGTATCATTATTAGGAAATTGTTTGGGATCAACAGAGGATTTAGAAAGAGCTATAAGACTTCAGAGTAGAACGGGGATAGGGCCAATCATTGATCAAGAGTATAAACTAATCCAAGGCAGAGATTTTATACGACGTTCTTTTTTTAATTTTAGCCGATTTGGAAAATGTGTTTTAGTTTATGAAAACTAG